The genomic DNA GTGATAACGCCCAATATTTTGGTGACACGGCGCAACAACTGATCCAAGAAGGTGTCCGCCTAATTGGAGGCTGTTGTGGTACGACACCAGAACATATACGGCACATCAAATCTGCCGTAAAAGGACTTAAACCGATACAAAATAAAAAGGTTATCCCTATTGATAAAAAAAGAGAGACATTAGCCCAAAATCAGCATCAACTTAATTTAGCTGATCGGGTTCGTCAAAAACCAACAATCATTGTTGAGCTCGATACGCCTAAACATTTAGATACAACGAAATTTTTCAACAATGTCAAAGCTTTAGATGAAGCGAATATTGATGCGGTCACTTTAGCAGACAACTCCCTTGCGACAGTGCGTATTTCAAATATTGCGGCTGCAAGTTTGATTAAGCAACGATTTGGTATTGAACCCCTCGTTCATATTACATGTCGTGATCGTAATCTCATTGGTTTACAATCTCATCTACTCGGATTGTCGCTTTTAGGCATTCATGAGATTCTTGCAATTACGGGTGACCCTTCTAAAATTGGACATTTGCCTGGTGCGACCAATGTTTACGATGTGAACTCAAAAGGTTTGACCGAACTCGCACTCAAATTTAATAAAGGCATCAATACGGATGGTGATGCGCTGAAAACAACAACACAATTCAACATCGCTGGTGGTTTCGACCCACACGTAAGAAACATTAATGCCGCTGTACGCAAAATGGAAACGAAAATCGAAAGCGGAATGAGTTACTTTATTACGCAACCTGTATTTTCAAAAGAAAAAATTATTGAAATTTATGAAGCAACAAAGCACCTCAATGTCCCTATTTTTATAGGTGTCATGCCGATTACAAGTTACAATAATGCTTTATTTCTACATAATGAGGTGCCAGGTATCAAAATGTCAGAAGAGATACTCGAGCAATTTAAAGCAGTAGCAGGTGACAAAGAAGCAACCTACCAATTCAGTATTTCACTTTGCAAGTCACTCATTGACACCGTTCACACATATTTTAATGGTCTCTATTTAATCACACCTTTTGAACGTGTGGACTATTCACTAGAACTTGCAGCTTATTCAAAATCAATTACACAAACCCATCAGGAGGCGATATTATGACAATTAAAACAACAAACTTAGGATTCCCAAGACTTGGACGTAAACGTGAATGGAAAAAGGCGATTGAAAGCTACTGGAATAAAAAAATTACTAAAGAAGAATTAGATAGCCAATTACAAAATTTACATCGTGAAAACTTATTACTACAAAAGCATTATGGTCTAGATAGTGTGCCTGTCGGTGACTTTTCACTTTATGATCATATCTTAGATACATCATTACTCTTTAATATCATTCCTGAACGTTTTCAAAGCCGTGAAGTGAATGACGATCTCCTTTTTGACATTGCTCGTGGAAACAAAGAGAATGTCGCAAGTGCTTTAATTAAATGGTTTAACACGAACTATCACTATATCGTACCCGAATGGGACAATGTCACTCCTAATGTAGGTAAAAATACATTACTTGAACGCTTTAATTACGCAAAATCACTACACATTAATGCACATCCTGTTATTGTCGGACCGATTACTTTCGTCGCACTTTCGAAAGGTGGCAATCAATCGTTCGAAGATAAAGTTCGTACTTTATTACCTCTTTATATCGAAGTTTTTGAATCACTCGTTCAGGCTGGCGCTGAATTGATTCAAGTGGATGAACCTATATTAGTCACTGATAAAAGCACTGAACTTGAAGCGATTACTCAAGAAGCCTATCAAGCATTTGCAGATGCTGAAGTGGCACAAAAGCTCATTATCCAAACTTATTTCGAACGTGCCAATGTTAAGTTTTTAAGCGATTTACCTGTAAAAGGGATTGGTCTTGATTTCGTACATGATCACGGGCATAACCTTCAACAAATTGAAAATGGCGATCTTGATTCCTCAAAAACATTATTTGCAGGTGTCATTGATGGACGAAATGTATGGGCGGCAGATGTGGAAGCTAAGAAAGCACTCATCGAAAAATTATCTCAATATTCCGTCGACTTATACATTAACCCATCTTCTTCCCTATTACTCGTTCCTGTATCACTAGATGACGAGACATTAGATGAAACAGTACGCGATGGATTAAGCTTTGCGACTGAAAAATTAGAAGAATTAGCAGCTTTAAAAAATGCAATTAACAATAACCAAACAGAACAATTTGATAAATTACATGCCCAATATACACGTTTCCAAAGCCAAGACTTCAAAAACCTTGACTATGATTTTGAAAGCGTCCGTTCTCAACGTGCTTCTGCTTTTTCTGAGCGAAAAGTATTACAACAACGTCGCTTAAACTTACCTGATTTACCAACAACAACAATCGGATCATTTCCACAATCACCTGAAGTTCGAAAACAGCGTGCAGACTGGAAAAATAAACGTATTACAGATGAAGCTTACGATACATTTTTAAAGAATGAGATTAAACGTTGGATTGAAATTCAAGAAGAAATTGGTTTAGACGTTTTTGTACATGGTGAATTTGAACGAAATGACATGGTTGAATTCTTTGGTGAAAAATTACAAGGCTTCCTTGTTACACGTTTCGGATGGGTTCAATCTTATGGCTCTCGTGCCGTTAAACCACCTATCATTTACGGTGATGTAAAATGGACTGCACCATTAACTGTTAAAGAAACGGTTTATGCGCAAAGTTTAACAGACAAACCTGTAAAAGGCATGCTTACGGGTCCAGTAACCATCTTAAACTGGTCATTTGAACGTGTAGATATCCCGCGTGCAACGGTTCAAGATCAAATTGCACTCGCAATTAATGAAGAAGTTTTAGCTTTAGAAAAAGCCGGTATTCAGGTCATTCAAGTGGATGAACCTGCATTGCGCGAAGGCTTACCTTTACGTCAAGAATTCCATGCTGCTTATTTAGAGAAAGCGGTCCATAGTTTCAAACTCGCGACATCTTCCGTTGCAGATGAGACACAAATTCATACGCATATGTGTTATTCGCAATTCGGACAGATTATCCATGCGATTCATGATTTAGATGCAGATGTGATTTCAATTGAAACATCAAGAAGTCACGGTGATTTGATTAAAGACTTTGAAGATATTAACTATGATTTAGGTATTGGTTTAGGTGTATACGACATTCATAGCCCTCGTATCCCTACTGAAGAAGAAATTACAACAGCGATTCACCGCGCATTAAAAGAAATCGATCGTTCATTATTCTGGGTAAATCCAGACTGCGGTCTCAAAACACGTAAAGAAGATGAAGTAAAAGCAGCATTAAGCGTACTCGTTAATAGCGCTAAAAAATTACGTCAAGATCATATTGAATCCCCACAAACGTCAGCATAAGGAGTTAATAAAGGAGGTCTGGTAGCATGGCATATCCACTTTGGGAACAACTCAACGCACTCAAAGAAGCAAAATGGGTCGATTTAACACATACTTTCAATGCAAAGTCCCCACATTTTAGCGCATTTGAGGGTGCACAAGTTGAAACACCCTTTACAGTAGAACAAGATGGCTTTTTCGTTCAACAATGGTCATTTGTCACACAATATGGCACACACATCGACGCACCTATTCATTTTGTTGAAGATCAGCGTTATTTACATGAATTAAAATTACAAGAATTGGTTTTACCACTCATTGTACTCGATTTCTCAGAAGCTGTCGCAAAAGATGCAGATTTCCGTTTAACACGGGCACACATTGCGTCATGGGAAGAAACACACGGCAAGATTGAACCGAATACATTTGTCGCTTTTCGAAGTGATTGGTCCAAACGTTGGCCGGATCACACCTCTTTTGAAAATAAAGATGCAAATGGACAGCAACATTTACCGGGTTGGTCATTAGATGCGCTAACCTTCCTAATAGAAGAACGTCAAGTCGCTGCCATTGGTCATGAAACATTTGATACCGATGCATCCATTGATATCGCAAAAAATGGAGATATTGTCGGTGAAAGATATGTCCTTGGGCAAGACCGTTACCAAATCGAATTGTTGGCTCACTTAGATCAAGTTCCTAGTCGTGGTGCTGTTATTTATAATATTTGTCCTAAGCCAGATAAGGCCCCTGGCTTTCCTGTGAGAAGTTTTGCTATCGTTCCGAATGAATAAAGCGACCTTACGTTATCATCTCTATTAAAAAGAAGCTGATATGTGTATCAGTAATTGAAAAACTTCGAGGTTTTCGTAAAAAACGAAAAATCTCGGATTTTTTCCTTTTATCATCAGTTTAGCCGCACTAGATGCGACTAATTTCCTTAGGCACCTCGTTAATTTAGTTTTTGTTGTGATGAATTAAATTATACGAAAGTGCCTTATCTTTTTAAGTATAATGGTGAATGATTACATATATAAGCGTAGTATTTATAGCGAGACTCCTGAGGGAACAGGACGAGCCGAAGACTACAGGCTGAGGCTGTCCCCTCGGAAAGCGAGCCTATATAATACGAAGCATGATAATAAAAAGGAAGCTCGAAGACGATTTTTATCAAAATCATCTTCGAGCTATTTATTTTGGTATTTATGTCCCAAGCTCCGATAAAGGTAATTTTTCAGATGGAAAGCCTGAATATGTATATGTAGGTTTTGCAAATTATCTTTTAGAAGGTAACCGTTTAACAAAAGATGATAAGACAACAAAAATTGAAAATACGAGTGGTGAAGATCGTTTAGAAGCATTTAAAAAGACACTCGATAGTGAGCATTATGTATCACTATAAAAACTAAAATATGGTCCAGAAATGATATCGTTTCTGGACCATGTTTTAATATTTTCTTAAAAATTGCGCATCTTCTTCATGATAAGTTGTCATGACAAATTGGTGCACAGCATTGATCACTTCTTGTATCGCCCCTGTTGAATGCGCTAAAATACGAAATGTTAGGCCACTTGTAGGCAATAAAGTGACGCCAACACGACAATCTTCAAGCATAAAAGGTTGCACGACTTCTTGAACCGCTTCAACCACTTTTTGATTTACACCCGGACTCATATAAAAGCAGGCCTCCATGTGTGTAAATCCCTCCATATAACCAATATCCGTCACTTTATTTTTTTGTGTGTCTAATTTCAAATGGTCATAAACGACTAACTGATCATCTACATAGATCTCATTTAATAATTGTAAATAATGGTAATTAAATGGTTTTCCCTCTTGATCGTAGCCCGGTGTCAAAATATCAGTATAAAACATTGATGCAGTGGAACTCAGATGAAATCGATTATGTTGATAAAATCTTGCATGCGTATACCCAATAATCGGATCACTGATATATTCCATAAATGCTTCATCTTCTAAGTGAAACGTTTGATATTGTTCCACCTTATCTTCTAAAGTCTTGAACACAATCGTAGCACCTTGTGTTGTAAGCACGGCATGTGCACGAGGCTCAAAGTGTATCGCAGTACGATACCGATCTCCGTCTACAAAACCGCCCCCTAAGTTAATTAAAAACATTGTCGGGTGTGGGCTTCCATTTAAATACGTCGGACGTAATACTTTCAAACCACCCTGATAATACGTCTTCCCATTAACAGTACGGGTCCCATCATGTTTAAAGGTAAGATCGAGTTCACCCGTCCATTTTGAAATGGCCATTACTCTAGCCCTTCAAAGAAGATATCTTTTTTAATCCAATCCATCACTTGGTCTAAACCTTCATCCGTTTTTAAATTCGTAAATGCGAATGGACGATTTTTACGGAATTTTTGAGTATCTTCAGCCATACGTTCTAAAGAAGCTCCTACATAGGGTGCTAAATCGGTTTTATTAATGACAAAGTAGTCTGATTTAATCATACCTTGTCCACCCTTACGTGGGATTTTTTCACCTTGTGCCACATCAATAATATAAATTGAAAAATCAACCAGTTCCGGACTAAAAGTCGCTGCTAAATTGTCGCCACCTGATTCAATAAATATAAGTTCAATATCAGAATGTCTTTCCATCAATTCATCGATTGCTGCGAAATTCATAGAAGCATCTTCTCGAATAGCTGTATGCGGACAACCCCCAGTTTCTACACCAATAATACGGTCTTCAGGAAGTACACCTGTATTGACTAGGATTTTTTGGTCCTCTTTTGTATAAATATCATTTGTAATAACGCCAATGCTTTTCTCTGATGCGAGACGTTTAACAATTTTTTCAATAAGTTGGGTTTTACCGGCCCCTACAGGACCCCCTACACCAATTTTTATCGGTTTCATTTCTATTCCTCCTATGAAATAAATATACGTACATCCACATGTTCATGCTCAAGCTGATTCATTTCAATACCCGGTGCTGTAATACCAAAATCTTTTTCATCTAGTCGCATTACAGCTTCCCGTGTCTGTGCAATAAAAGGAATCATTTGCGCTATAATTTTCTGCCCTTCTGTTTGTCCAAGTGGAATGGCACGAACAGCATTTTGCGTTAAACTGGAAACATTTTGATAGTAATAATAATCAATAACCTCCTCAATCGGTATCTTTAAATGATGACCCAATAATGTGAAAACAACAGCTGGATGTGTATGAAGCGCATATTCATTCGCACGTTCATAGTACCAATCCAACCATTCATCATCGTAAAGTGTATGCGCAAGCTGAATCATGCGTTTCCCCATTTGTTTCGTTCCATTTCTCGTTTCTCGGGGAATATTTTGCACAAACAACAGTTGATCGAACCGTTCAATGACCTCTGGGGCATTCGATTCAATCGCTTCATAAACCAAACGCATCGCCAAGCCATCTGTATACGTGAGTTGTTCTGTTAAAAATACTTCCAACCATTTCCGAAAAGTCACGCCATCATAAATAGCCCGACGTTGAATATAAGTCTCTAGCCCAAAAGAATGACTAAACGCGCCTGTTGGAAATTGTGAATCACAAAATTGGAACAACTTCAATTTTGCTAAGTTAGTCATGTGAATGTCCTATATGTTTAAAGGCCTGATTGACTTTACGGTCTTCTCGTTGATACGGAATACCTTGTTCTTTCAATAAATCTTCTACGAGGTAATCATATTGCACAAGCATCTCATTCTCATCCGTAAACTGAGCCGGTAAATGGCGATTTCCTAATTGATGCGCAATTT from Staphylococcus schleiferi includes the following:
- the ureG gene encoding urease accessory protein UreG, producing MKPIKIGVGGPVGAGKTQLIEKIVKRLASEKSIGVITNDIYTKEDQKILVNTGVLPEDRIIGVETGGCPHTAIREDASMNFAAIDELMERHSDIELIFIESGGDNLAATFSPELVDFSIYIIDVAQGEKIPRKGGQGMIKSDYFVINKTDLAPYVGASLERMAEDTQKFRKNRPFAFTNLKTDEGLDQVMDWIKKDIFFEGLE
- a CDS encoding urease accessory protein UreF, translated to MTNLAKLKLFQFCDSQFPTGAFSHSFGLETYIQRRAIYDGVTFRKWLEVFLTEQLTYTDGLAMRLVYEAIESNAPEVIERFDQLLFVQNIPRETRNGTKQMGKRMIQLAHTLYDDEWLDWYYERANEYALHTHPAVVFTLLGHHLKIPIEEVIDYYYYQNVSSLTQNAVRAIPLGQTEGQKIIAQMIPFIAQTREAVMRLDEKDFGITAPGIEMNQLEHEHVDVRIFIS
- a CDS encoding urease accessory protein UreD: MAISKWTGELDLTFKHDGTRTVNGKTYYQGGLKVLRPTYLNGSPHPTMFLINLGGGFVDGDRYRTAIHFEPRAHAVLTTQGATIVFKTLEDKVEQYQTFHLEDEAFMEYISDPIIGYTHARFYQHNRFHLSSTASMFYTDILTPGYDQEGKPFNYHYLQLLNEIYVDDQLVVYDHLKLDTQKNKVTDIGYMEGFTHMEACFYMSPGVNQKVVEAVQEVVQPFMLEDCRVGVTLLPTSGLTFRILAHSTGAIQEVINAVHQFVMTTYHEEDAQFLRKY
- a CDS encoding cyclase family protein, with product MAYPLWEQLNALKEAKWVDLTHTFNAKSPHFSAFEGAQVETPFTVEQDGFFVQQWSFVTQYGTHIDAPIHFVEDQRYLHELKLQELVLPLIVLDFSEAVAKDADFRLTRAHIASWEETHGKIEPNTFVAFRSDWSKRWPDHTSFENKDANGQQHLPGWSLDALTFLIEERQVAAIGHETFDTDASIDIAKNGDIVGERYVLGQDRYQIELLAHLDQVPSRGAVIYNICPKPDKAPGFPVRSFAIVPNE
- the metE gene encoding 5-methyltetrahydropteroyltriglutamate--homocysteine S-methyltransferase, encoding MMTIKTTNLGFPRLGRKREWKKAIESYWNKKITKEELDSQLQNLHRENLLLQKHYGLDSVPVGDFSLYDHILDTSLLFNIIPERFQSREVNDDLLFDIARGNKENVASALIKWFNTNYHYIVPEWDNVTPNVGKNTLLERFNYAKSLHINAHPVIVGPITFVALSKGGNQSFEDKVRTLLPLYIEVFESLVQAGAELIQVDEPILVTDKSTELEAITQEAYQAFADAEVAQKLIIQTYFERANVKFLSDLPVKGIGLDFVHDHGHNLQQIENGDLDSSKTLFAGVIDGRNVWAADVEAKKALIEKLSQYSVDLYINPSSSLLLVPVSLDDETLDETVRDGLSFATEKLEELAALKNAINNNQTEQFDKLHAQYTRFQSQDFKNLDYDFESVRSQRASAFSERKVLQQRRLNLPDLPTTTIGSFPQSPEVRKQRADWKNKRITDEAYDTFLKNEIKRWIEIQEEIGLDVFVHGEFERNDMVEFFGEKLQGFLVTRFGWVQSYGSRAVKPPIIYGDVKWTAPLTVKETVYAQSLTDKPVKGMLTGPVTILNWSFERVDIPRATVQDQIALAINEEVLALEKAGIQVIQVDEPALREGLPLRQEFHAAYLEKAVHSFKLATSSVADETQIHTHMCYSQFGQIIHAIHDLDADVISIETSRSHGDLIKDFEDINYDLGIGLGVYDIHSPRIPTEEEITTAIHRALKEIDRSLFWVNPDCGLKTRKEDEVKAALSVLVNSAKKLRQDHIESPQTSA
- a CDS encoding bifunctional homocysteine S-methyltransferase/methylenetetrahydrofolate reductase; amino-acid sequence: MSRLLKALQNNVLVADGAMGTILYSEGLDTCPEAYNLTHPEKVEHIHRSYIEAGADVIQTNTYGANFEKLQPFGLEHKVKAIHQAAVAIAKRAARPETFILGTVGGFRGVKQGELSLSAIQYHTEIQVDTLIESGVDGLLFETYYDLTELIRVITQTRQNYDIPIIAQLTASNTNYLRDGTEINDALQQIVAAGADVVGLNCHHGPHHMKHSFSHIALPDKAYLSCYPNASLLDLDQHTFQYSDNAQYFGDTAQQLIQEGVRLIGGCCGTTPEHIRHIKSAVKGLKPIQNKKVIPIDKKRETLAQNQHQLNLADRVRQKPTIIVELDTPKHLDTTKFFNNVKALDEANIDAVTLADNSLATVRISNIAAASLIKQRFGIEPLVHITCRDRNLIGLQSHLLGLSLLGIHEILAITGDPSKIGHLPGATNVYDVNSKGLTELALKFNKGINTDGDALKTTTQFNIAGGFDPHVRNINAAVRKMETKIESGMSYFITQPVFSKEKIIEIYEATKHLNVPIFIGVMPITSYNNALFLHNEVPGIKMSEEILEQFKAVAGDKEATYQFSISLCKSLIDTVHTYFNGLYLITPFERVDYSLELAAYSKSITQTHQEAIL